The following are encoded in a window of Thamnophis elegans isolate rThaEle1 chromosome 14, rThaEle1.pri, whole genome shotgun sequence genomic DNA:
- the METTL22 gene encoding methyltransferase-like protein 22, which yields MDETIFRSDTVLSDIHLHAANRRHFMVRLNSVGQPVFLSQFRLLLDNIQGDPETEERGQEPSLGCQHRSEEEFIAEGRAGADDSPDSPENKGDPRQGFEALLDEDGDLQVVRKAPLPPAGGEGQTRTKSFPIILTKDGDVLEEEHESNSFNIVKIEHTMATPLEDVGKQVWRGAFLLADYILGKQDLFKGCTVLELGGGIGLVSIIVAKAAKTIYCTDVGEDLLNMCERNVALNKHITEPTGSEIRVKKLDWQQDDFCTDPEDCFSWSEKEIAELHDLTTVILAADVFYDDDLTDAFFKTLSRITRNLRNSCTVYFSMEKRFNFTLRQMDVVCEAYNHFRSTLEELLKTSDGEMRYRVQPVELSFPQHIVYERVPQLELWKLSAQKILDGSHLQPPRD from the exons ATGGATGAAACAATATTTCGAAGTGATACAGTACTCTCTGATATTCATCTCCACGCTGCAAACAGAAGGCATTTTATGGTGAGGTTGAACTCTGTTGGCCAGCCAG TCTTTCTCTCGCAGTTCAGGCTCCTTTTGGACAATATCCAGGGTGACCCtgagacagaagagagaggccAAGAACCATCCCTTGGCTGCCAGCACAGAAGTGAGGAAGAATTCATTGCAGAGGGCAGAGCTGGTGCTGACGATTCCCCAGACAGTCCTGAAAACAAAGGTGACCCCCGTCAAGGGTTTGAGGCCTTGTTGGATGAAGATGGAGACCTGCAGGTGGTCCGAAAAGCTCCCCTCCCTCCTGCAGGAGGTGAGGGTCAGACAAGGACTAAGTCCTTCCCCATCATTTTGACTAAGGATGGAGATGTCTTGGAAGAAGAACACGAGAGCAACAGTTTCAATATCGTTAAAATAG AGCACACCATGGCGACCCCTTTAGAAGATGTTGGGAAGCAG GTCTGGCGAGGAGCTTTCCTGCTTGCCGATTACATCCTCGGGAAGCAAGATTTGTTCAAGGGTTGCACAGTGCTGGAGCTTGGAGGAGGAATCGGGCTTGTCAGCATCATCGTGGCCAAAGCTGCCAAGACCATTTACTGCACAG ATGTTGGTGAAGACCTGCTGAACATGTGTGAACGAAATGTAGCCTTAAACAAACACATCACTGAGCCAACAG GAAGTGAAATTAGAGTTAAAAAGCTGGATTGGCAGCAAGACGATTTCTGCACTG ATCCTGAGGATTGCTTTAGCTGGTCCGAAAAAGAGATTGCTGAACTGCATGACCTCACCACTGTGATACTGGCTGCTGATG TATTTTATGATGATGACCTAacagatgcttttttcaaaacgCTGTCCCGAATCACTCGCAACCTGAGGAATTCTTGCACCGTCTACTTCTCTATGGAAAAGAG GTTCAACTTCACTTTAAGACAAATGGACGTTGTGTGCGAAGCCTATAATCACTTCCGGAGTACTTTGGAAGAGCTGCTGAAAACCAGCGATGGCGAGATGAGATACCGCGTTCAGCCCGTAGAGCTGTCTTTTCCGCAGCATATTGTTTACGAGCGAGTTCCGCAACTG GAGCTGTGGAAGCTTAGTGCCCAGAAGATACTCGACGGATCCCATCTTCAGCCCCCAAGAGACTAA